The stretch of DNA AGCTTCGGCAAACTCTTTCGCGTTCTCTACGACAGCGGACCGTGCACGTGAACGATAGTGGTTGAGTCGTTCCGTTCTAGAACCGTCCGAGTCAGCGGGCGAAGACGCTTCGAGTTCTGCCACGTATTCGTCCAACACCTGGAACGACGGCTGCTTTGCTTCGTAGGTCGAATCCGAGTCAGTCTCCTCACTACGACTTGCTGCACTCGTCTTGTCTGCAAGCACAAGCGATCCCCATATTTCGAGGGCTAGTCCATAACAAGACTCTGACAACGACTCTCGATTGATTGTCGTTCCACTCTCCGTGGCAACAGCACCGGCGATTTCATCGAGGAGGTCTTTGTATGAGTGGCGAAATCCGTCCCACGAACCATCGCTATCAGTGGCATCATCGAAAATATCGGCCGCCAGCTCCGAAACGTGTTCTTCGATATCGTTGAGCTGCATAGCGATTGCTGCCTGTAGCTGTTCATCGTTGGTCTGTGCCCCTCCACTTGAGTTCTCTGAGTTGTACGCACGATTATAGATGTACTGCGTCACATCGGGAAGTTGCCCATGATGTTTGGCGACTGCGACGAAGCCAGCCAGACAGGTCTCTGTTTCAAACCCCTGTGCGTCGAGGGCATAGTACCCACCGAACGACCCGATTGGGGCATGATATCGACACGGCTTGTGCTCGGGTTCGGTGCCATGTCTAAGGTACTCCTGAAAGAAGGTCGTTGCTTTCCCGAAGTCGTGAACGTAGGCGAGCGTCTCAACGACCTGCTGTAGCGACTCATCATCAGATGTTGTCGCTTCATCGGGAACGATTTCGCTGGCCCGTCGGGCAACATCATCCAGATGATTGTGAAGATAAACACCCTCGTAGCCGTCTTCGGGTGGATGAGAGTATACAGGCATCAAACAAACACCACGGTTCGACCGTCGACACTGACTGCTGTCGTGTCTCGCACCTCAAGCGAATCAGCGTCGGGATTGTAGGCGTAGTTTGTGAATCCCGTTGTCGTACGACCACCGGCATCAGAATCCATGAACGCGGGTGACTCCTCAATCTGACAGCGTGTTCCTGAATCCAGAACGATATTGTCAACGGCATTCGGGACAGCTGAATCAATTTCCACAGTATCGGTCTGTGGTCCGTCCCCAACATCGAATTCACCGTGATACTCGATGTCAGCGAGATGCTCCGAAAGGCCAAGACTCGGGACGTAGTGCGATTCGCCTGCGGCGAGCGTCTCGCGCAGTCCGGTATACCACTGCTCGTTGGCAAGTGCGACATCGATTCGATAAGCAGGATCAACCAGTACCTCGTAGTTATGTTGCTGCCGGAGCGTCGTCGGATCAGGTAGCTTGACGCTGATTTTTCCACGGCCGTTAAGCGACTGCAAGTCTCCCGCTGCAGTTGACAGCGTGTTCATCGGCATATTGACCGTCCTGATCTCTCGAACAGGTTCGATGGCGACTGCCGAACTATCGGGCGCGAACAGGTCGTAGTAGCCATCCCGTTCAATCCCGAGGACAGCTGCGAGGAGCCCAGCAACGGTAGTGCGGGGAATAATTCGATAGGTTTGCTTGACGATATTCCCCTCAATCCGTCGGAAGTGACCCCACGGGCCACGCACCGTAAACGAGAGACAGCGATCAGGCTGGCCGCCGTTTCGGTCGGCCGTCCAATCGTCCAGCGATTGTTGCGACATCGTTACGCCGTGTCGTCTTTACTCGGGAGTGTCGCGGTCTGTTCGTCGTAGATATCGATTTCCTCTACGGCATCCGTTCCGACAGCGTCTTCGAGAGCGTCCTGAAGTACCGATGGCCCGCCGAGTTCGCCATCGTAGGAGAGCTGGAGCACATCGCTGGCAACAACTCGAACACGTTCGATACGGTCACTCGCCCCGTCGAGTCGGTCTACGAGTCCTGTCACGTCGAGCGTGAGATCACGAACCGTTCTAAGTTCCTCGTCGGGTTTCGAATGTTCGTCATCGAGTTCGAGATCGCGGTCGAGGCCGCCGAGGTGGAAACTCTCGTCGGCGTATTCAACGCGACAGTAGAGTCGCGGTTCTTGCCCGACTTTGCTCCGACTGATAGTTTGGTTTTTGATCGCCCGCCAACAGAGCGTATCGAGTCGTTCGACATCCGCTGCGGTGAGGTTTGTATCGGCAGCACCGTGTTCGTCGACGAGTCCGTGGAACCGGATCAATCCGTATTGAATCCGGTGATCGTCGAGATCGAATCCACCC from Haloarcula salinisoli encodes:
- the cas5b gene encoding type I-B CRISPR-associated protein Cas5b, translated to MSQQSLDDWTADRNGGQPDRCLSFTVRGPWGHFRRIEGNIVKQTYRIIPRTTVAGLLAAVLGIERDGYYDLFAPDSSAVAIEPVREIRTVNMPMNTLSTAAGDLQSLNGRGKISVKLPDPTTLRQQHNYEVLVDPAYRIDVALANEQWYTGLRETLAAGESHYVPSLGLSEHLADIEYHGEFDVGDGPQTDTVEIDSAVPNAVDNIVLDSGTRCQIEESPAFMDSDAGGRTTTGFTNYAYNPDADSLEVRDTTAVSVDGRTVVFV